The Rugosibacter aromaticivorans region CATCGTGCGCGGCCTTGGCGTGATCATGCGGATGTCGCCGCCGGCCACGCTCACCCGATCCAACAACGCAGGTTCTTGCAGCACTCGCGTCAGATCGCGGGCGAGCAGCACGGGCGAGCGTCGAGCATCGCCGAGCCGCCACACGCCGTCGCCCAGATCATCGATGCCGTCCCGGCTTTCGATGCCGAGCGCGAGGCGCAGCTTCTGGCGCAACCATTCCTCGTCCAAGGCCAAGGCCGCACCGTCGTTCGCTTCGACGGCGACTGGCCCGCAGTCCGGGCAACGACACACGCGCCCGCCGCGACCATCGCCCCAGACCTGCGCCCGATGCTGCTGGCAATGCGGGCAGAGCACGAAGGACTGATCCACGACCGTCGGCTTGACCGCCTTGCCGAGGACGGTCAGCGCCGTGGCCTCGCGCGGTGACAGCGTGGCGCGCAGCACGGGCGTGCCGCCCGCGAACAGGCGGCAGACCAAGGCCCAGGCATCGTGCGCCGCCATCGATCAGTCTTCGAACGCCGAGGAGGAACTGATCGCGTCGGCTTCCGGCGGAAGCTCCTGCGCGCTCAGGGTCTGGCCCTTCTGCAAGATGCCCACCGAGACCAGATAGCCTTCCAGCTGCGCCTGCATCTTGGCGTCGAACTTGTGCAGGTTCAACCGCCCCTTGCTGGTTACCTCGATGGTGACCACTTTGGCGCGCGTGCGGCCCGGCTCGGGTGGATAGTAGAGATTGACCTGCGCCGCCGTCACCGCCCACTGGCCTTCCAGCGGGCCGGGCAGCTTCTCCTTCAGCAGCTCATGCACCGAGCGTTGCTGGCTGGACTGCATCGCAGTGCATTCGATCTTTAGCGCGGCGTCCGGGCTGAGAAGCGTGAGCGCCTTCAGTTGCACCATCGAGAAACCATCCTCGAACGCCTCCGGCACGTCGAAGCCGGTGCGCAGCATCGACAAATTCAGCGTCGGCGACTTGATCCGGTGCGCGTTCGCCTTGACGCCCAGCACATGCTCGGCGAAGGCCTCGACCAGCATCTGCTGGTATTTCTGGCCGCCGCGCACCAGCGTGCGCACCACGCCGGTGGACTTGGCGTATTCCAGCACCATGTGGATGTTGGGGTTGCCGACGCGGCGCTTGAGGGTCGAACCCTCGAACTCCAGCCGCAGCATGGCCATGTCCTTGACGTGGACGGTGAGCAGGAACACGCCGGGGCTGCGCTCGACCAGATGCGCCACGCTGCTGTCGCCGCACTGCATCTCGCGCTTGTAGAAGGCCGAGATCGCGTTGCGCAGCGCGGCCAGATTGTGGTCAGCGCCGTTCGGCTGACGCTTCAGGCCCAGATCGTATTGCTGGGTCTGCGGCCCGTGGTGCTCCCAGAAGCTGAAGTCGTAAGCGCGCTCGAACAGCGTCGGATGGTTGACGTAGAGCCAGAACGAGCGGTGGACGTCGCTGCGGCACAAAGTCAGCCCCGCCAGCGCGGCACCGTCCGCCACCACGGCCTCAAACATCGCCTGCTTGCCCGCCGCGTCGCCCAGTTGGACTGCGGCCATGAGGTTGGCGATCATCTGGTCGCGGGCGGCGGTGTCGGGCCACACCTTGACCGCCTCCACCAAGAACTGGCTGGTCTCCGGCGTGTCGTCCCACGCGAACCCGTCGGGCACCGGCAGGCCATGCGTGGTCAGGAAGTCGCGCAGCGTGGCATCCACCGGCAGCTCGAGCATCACGTCGACAAAGGTCTTCTTCATCTTGTTCGTCCTTTCTGGATCGGCGTCGGAGGTCTGCGACCGATGTACGGACTGCACTGGCCAGCGACAGGGTTACTGAACACGCATCTCGTACAAGTAAAGCCACGAGATACTGCTGCGATTCTGAACCGCAGATTTCCGCTTGTCAATCAACGGGGCACATCTAGACCTTTTGTGTATCTCACAGCTATACTGTGAGTCTCGTTTTTATTGACTGACCACAGGAGCATCGCCATGGCTTCGGCGTTTGGAGCACGCCTGCGGCGCTTGCGCGAGGCGAAGAAGTTGACCCTGCAACAGGTCGCCGACGCGGTCGGCTGCACCAAGGCCTACATCTGGGAACTAGAGATGAAAGAGGGGCAGCGCCCGACGGCCGAGCGCGTGCAGGCGCTGGCCAAGGTGCTGGGCGTGACCATGGAGGACATCATGGGCGAGCCCATGCCCTCCGTTCCCGACGCCAGCCCGGAGGACGTGATCTTCTTCCGCACCTATGCCGGCATGACGGAAGACGAGAAAGACCGGGTCCGCAAGACTCTGAAGATCATCTTCCCCGACAAGGAACTGCCGGAGTCGAAAGGATGAGTTCCGCGCAGACGCTCACCGGTTCCATTGCCGCCAGCCACGTCATCAAATGGCTGCGCGCGTGGTACCGAGACGAGGGCATGCCCGAGGCCATCGATCTCGACGTCGTGCGGCAGATGCTGCCCGGCACGCCCTACGGCACCGGCGTGCGGGAAATCAGGCCGCCGGTGCCGTTCGACGACGAGGCCTTCGAAGGGATGCTGGCACGCAATCCCGATGACCAGGAAGTCTGGGGCATCGCCTACAACGGCAAGACCAGACACGAGCGCCAGCGCTTCACCATCGCCCACGAGCTGGGCCACTTCATCCTGCATCGCGGCCAGCAGTGGAGCTTCAACTGCGACAAGCAGAGCGTCCATACCGGCATCGCCACGCTGCGCGACATCGAACGCGAAGCCGACGACTTCGCCAGCAACCTGCTGATGCCCGGCGATCTGCTGCGTGACTGGATTTCGAACCAGCGCATCGACCTGCACGTCCTCAGCGCCATCGCCAAGCGGTTTCAGGTTTCGTTCG contains the following coding sequences:
- a CDS encoding helix-turn-helix domain-containing protein, with amino-acid sequence MASAFGARLRRLREAKKLTLQQVADAVGCTKAYIWELEMKEGQRPTAERVQALAKVLGVTMEDIMGEPMPSVPDASPEDVIFFRTYAGMTEDEKDRVRKTLKIIFPDKELPESKG
- a CDS encoding ImmA/IrrE family metallo-endopeptidase, translating into MSSAQTLTGSIAASHVIKWLRAWYRDEGMPEAIDLDVVRQMLPGTPYGTGVREIRPPVPFDDEAFEGMLARNPDDQEVWGIAYNGKTRHERQRFTIAHELGHFILHRGQQWSFNCDKQSVHTGIATLRDIEREADDFASNLLMPGDLLRDWISNQRIDLHVLSAIAKRFQVSFEALCIRFIKFTTQRAILVYWDNGYVKYEWRSSSAVKTRARIRRNADPQEPLPGTLAADASVDQEWDGTEMSAAIWCPEEARHMKLREFKHSFGARDRVLTLLLLESAEPRAWDRSWQDGESFDSFDQFVSNGQLPVR